GGCGCTGCCTACGGCTTGGCGCACATCGGCGCCATTGAGGCGATTTGCGAGGAATTTGACATCACCGGTATAGTGGGGACCTCGATGGGCGCAATAGTCGGCGGGCTTTATGCCATGGGAAAAACCCCGCAGGAGATCCTGGCGCTGGCTCTTGACAGCAAAACCACGCTACTCTTCAATCCCGGCTGGGTGCCCTTTCAACCCCTAAAACTCTCTCTGGACCTGATCAAGAGCCTGCACAATAAGAAGAAGGTCATGGACCTCTTCGCCAAGTGGATAGGGCCGGTGAAAATCGAGGAACTGCTCCTGCCCTTTGTGGCTGTGGCCTACGACCTCAATCTGCGCAAGACCATCCTCATTGACAAAGGGTCCCTCACAAGCGCGCTGCGGGCCTCTTCGTCGCTGCCTTTGCTCTTTTCGCCCCACGAGATGCAAGGCCACCTCTTCGTGGATGGGGGTATCGAACATCCTTTGCCTGTGGCCTTCAAAGACCTCGTGCCGGGATCTTTCACCATCGCCGTCAATGTGCTGCCGCCGGTTTCGCAGGAGGCTGAAAAGATAGGCGTGACTACCCCCTTGGTCAATAATGACCTCCGTACTCATGAGGTGGTAATCCAGTCCATTCTGCAAAACCAGGGCTTTGTGGCAATCCAGGCCATGCTGCATAACCCTCCCGACCTCTTCATCGATGCCCACGATCCCCGTAAGAACATGTTCGATCTGGCCAATGTGAAAGATTTTTACGATTTTGGCTACCGCTCCGCCAAAGAAAGCCTGGCCGGTATGGCTGAACCAAAATTCATGGCCCATTTGCTCAACCGCTACCAAGGCTTGATCTCCCACCTGATGAAACGTGGCCATGTCACGGGTGAAACTCCCACCTCGCCGGAACCGGAATAATATACGCGACATTCAATAAAGAAGGCCTTTGCGTAATACAGAATTGGCAGGCTTTTCACTGCCAAAGAGGCTGGGTTGTGGAAGAAATATCGCGTTTCCGCGGCTTTGAGCCAAGCAGTTGCAAAAAATCCATTGACTAAAAATGGCTCCGCCAGAATGTGAATAACTGATAAAAAGCCAAAGGTTAATAGAATGATCTTAGCCAAAATACACGTCTTTCTCAAACCCAACGTGCTTGATCCGCAGGGAAAAGCGGTCACGAATACCCTGCATCAGCTGGGGTACTCCAGTGTGGATGAAACCCGCGTCAGCAAATACATCGAAATCAGTTTCAACCACTCGGATCCGGAGCTGGCGAAGCGGGAAACAGAGAAGATCTGCAGTGATCTGCTGGCCAATCCCAATACCGAACACTTCCATTTCACTCTGGAACAGCGGGAGGAAAACCAGCTTGAAAGTTAGCGTGATAACCTTCCCCGGTTCGAACTGTGATCATGATGCCCTGGAGGTTTTTGCCTCTCGGGGGCATGATGTCAGTTTGGTCTGGCACAAGGACCGTGACCTACAACAACCTGATCTGGTAGTGCTTCCGGGTGGATTTTCCTATGGCGACTATCTCCGCGGCGGAGCGCTGGCCAGATTCTCACCCGTCGTGAACGAAGTGCTGGCGTATGCCCGGCGCGGCGGCTTGGTGCTGGGGATTTGCAATGGGTTCCAGATCCTCACAGAATGTGGCCTATTGCCTGGCACGCTGCTGATGAACAGCGGTTTGAACTTCATCTGCCGGCATCAACATGTGAGGGTGGAAAACTCCACCACTCCTTACACCGAAGGCATCCCCTCCGGCACAGTTCTGGACATGCCTATCGCCCATATAGACGGCAACTATTTCTGTGATGATCACGTTTACAACGAATTGCGGGACAACAACCATATAGTTTTTCGCTATTGCGATGCCTCGGGAAACACTACTTTGGAAGCCAATCCCAACGGCTCCCGGGACAACATTGCCGGCATTTGCGATCCCTCCGGCCGGGTGTTGGGAATGATGCCCCATCCCGAACGTTCAGCCACAAAGTTTGTTACAAACCAGGATGGTAAAAGGTTTTTCGATGCGCTGGAACGCCATTTTGGGTTCTGTGGATAAACTTTTGTTCCCGCCGGTGTGCCTGGCTTGCAACGAATCTGTGGATTCGGCAGCAGAGGTCCTCTGTTCCCAGTGCCGCGAGCGTTTGCAGCCAATTATGGAGAACTATTGTAACAAATGCGGGGCCCCGCTGGCAGACTACCGCTGCGAAGCCTGTTCCCACCTGGCCTTCAAGTTCGACTACGCGCGGGCTGCTTATGTTTTCAAAACTCCGGCGCAGGAATTGGTGTATCACCTCAAATATAGCGACATCAGGTCTCCGGCTGTTTTTTTCAGTCAGGCCCTGATGTCCATTCCCGCTGCCAAACGTTTCCGGGGCAATTTTGACCTTGTGACGGCTGTGCCTCTGCACAGGGTGCGCGAACGCGACCGGGGCTACAACCAGTCAGAACTTCTGGGCCGCGCCCTGGCCTTCGAACTTGGCATTCCATTTTCCCAACCTGTGATTCGCCGTCAAAACACCCGGAGCCAGACCAATTTGAGCCGCCAGGCACGTCTGGACAACCTTTCCGGAGCTTTCACCCTGCGCCGCGGAGCGAATGTCGGTGGCCAAAGGATCATTGTGGTGGATGACGTTTTCACTACCGGCACCACAGTTAATGAAGTCTCGCAAGTGCTAAAAGCGGGCGGCGCTTCCCGGGTGGCTGTTCTCACTGCCACAAGGGCTGTGTGACATGAAAAAAGAGTATCAGGAAATCAAGACCACGCTCACTTCCGATGAAGCGAACCAGATGATTGAAAAGGTGGCGCGCTTCTTT
This genomic stretch from Candidatus Cloacimonadota bacterium harbors:
- the purS gene encoding phosphoribosylformylglycinamidine synthase subunit PurS, whose translation is MILAKIHVFLKPNVLDPQGKAVTNTLHQLGYSSVDETRVSKYIEISFNHSDPELAKRETEKICSDLLANPNTEHFHFTLEQREENQLES
- a CDS encoding ComF family protein, translated to MENYCNKCGAPLADYRCEACSHLAFKFDYARAAYVFKTPAQELVYHLKYSDIRSPAVFFSQALMSIPAAKRFRGNFDLVTAVPLHRVRERDRGYNQSELLGRALAFELGIPFSQPVIRRQNTRSQTNLSRQARLDNLSGAFTLRRGANVGGQRIIVVDDVFTTGTTVNEVSQVLKAGGASRVAVLTATRAV
- a CDS encoding Patatin: MKREARLILGGGAAYGLAHIGAIEAICEEFDITGIVGTSMGAIVGGLYAMGKTPQEILALALDSKTTLLFNPGWVPFQPLKLSLDLIKSLHNKKKVMDLFAKWIGPVKIEELLLPFVAVAYDLNLRKTILIDKGSLTSALRASSSLPLLFSPHEMQGHLFVDGGIEHPLPVAFKDLVPGSFTIAVNVLPPVSQEAEKIGVTTPLVNNDLRTHEVVIQSILQNQGFVAIQAMLHNPPDLFIDAHDPRKNMFDLANVKDFYDFGYRSAKESLAGMAEPKFMAHLLNRYQGLISHLMKRGHVTGETPTSPEPE
- the purQ gene encoding phosphoribosylformylglycinamidine synthase I, which gives rise to MKVSVITFPGSNCDHDALEVFASRGHDVSLVWHKDRDLQQPDLVVLPGGFSYGDYLRGGALARFSPVVNEVLAYARRGGLVLGICNGFQILTECGLLPGTLLMNSGLNFICRHQHVRVENSTTPYTEGIPSGTVLDMPIAHIDGNYFCDDHVYNELRDNNHIVFRYCDASGNTTLEANPNGSRDNIAGICDPSGRVLGMMPHPERSATKFVTNQDGKRFFDALERHFGFCG